From Kineosporia succinea, the proteins below share one genomic window:
- a CDS encoding carbohydrate ABC transporter permease, with translation MTSVPLERTRVLRGLPLVPAVGLMLVFLAGPILYCLYSAFTDMALTGSSGASFVGLENFRKAFASDEFGRALRYTLLFTVVSAIVGQNILGMALALLMRTGGRVVRTVVSAIVIGAWVLPEVVAGYLWLAFLGDEGPLNQILGVLHLPEQDWLFSLPILAVSLANIWRGTAFSMLVYSAALSEVPREIEEAATMDGAGPVRRLASVTIPMVRRTIATNLMLITLQTLSVFGLIWTMTRGGPSGASTTLPLYAYQQAFQLSQLGYGTALALVLLGLGGVFSLIYLRMLRSEEAVR, from the coding sequence ATGACGAGCGTGCCGCTGGAACGAACTCGGGTCCTGCGTGGACTGCCGCTGGTCCCGGCGGTAGGGCTCATGCTCGTGTTCCTGGCCGGGCCGATCCTGTACTGCCTGTACTCGGCCTTCACCGACATGGCGCTGACCGGTTCCAGCGGAGCGTCGTTCGTCGGGCTCGAGAACTTCCGGAAGGCGTTCGCCAGCGACGAGTTCGGGCGTGCCCTGCGATACACGCTGCTCTTCACGGTGGTGTCGGCGATCGTGGGGCAGAACATCCTGGGCATGGCGCTGGCCCTGCTGATGCGCACCGGGGGACGGGTCGTGCGCACGGTGGTGAGCGCGATCGTGATCGGCGCGTGGGTGCTGCCCGAGGTGGTCGCCGGGTACCTGTGGCTGGCCTTCCTGGGGGACGAGGGGCCGCTGAACCAGATCCTCGGTGTGCTGCACCTGCCGGAGCAGGACTGGTTGTTCAGCCTGCCCATCCTGGCGGTCTCGCTGGCGAACATCTGGCGCGGGACGGCCTTTTCGATGCTGGTCTACTCGGCGGCCCTGTCGGAGGTGCCGCGTGAGATCGAGGAGGCGGCGACGATGGACGGGGCGGGTCCGGTGCGCCGGCTGGCGAGCGTCACGATCCCGATGGTGCGGCGCACGATCGCGACGAACCTCATGCTCATCACGCTGCAGACGCTGTCGGTGTTCGGGCTGATCTGGACGATGACGCGCGGCGGGCCGAGCGGGGCGAGCACCACACTGCCGCTGTACGCCTACCAGCAGGCGTTCCAGCTCTCGCAACTCGGGTACGGCACCGCGCTGGCCCTGGTCCTGCTGGGTCTGGGGGGCGTCTTCTCGTTGATCTATCTGCGGATGCTGCGGTCCGAGGAGGCTGTGCGATGA